The following are encoded in a window of Amaranthus tricolor cultivar Red isolate AtriRed21 chromosome 2, ASM2621246v1, whole genome shotgun sequence genomic DNA:
- the LOC130805683 gene encoding uncharacterized protein LOC130805683 encodes MPNKTRVEMWSPQKPIRELSRLRDCRIILDSMIETQVEWTPYMTSSRALLNEHPRTAYIEGITCFDIVEVYLPKRTVRQLGFVQAIHRQAVDVYLDELRDFFAEWQEFRGHSPS; translated from the exons ATGCCTAACAAGACTAGGGTGGAGATGTGGTCCCCGCAGAAGCCAATTCGTGAGCTGAGCAGACTGAGAGACTGTAGGATTATACTAGACTCCATGATAGAgacacag gtggaatggactccgtacatgacttctTCTAGGGCtttattgaacgagcacccacgcaccgccTATATCGAAGGTATCACCTGTTTTGATAtcgtggaggtgtatttgcctaAGAGGACAGTCAGACAGCTTGGTTTTGTACAAGCTATTCATAGACAGGCTGTTGATGTGTATTTGGATGAACTTAGAGATTTTTTTGCCGAATGGCAAGAGTTTAGAGGGCACAGCCCTTCATAG
- the LOC130805684 gene encoding GDP-mannose transporter GONST3-like: protein MSGDLENPKSTEVNKNVDATGSSGTEVRVTWYGFLMQQASVYGVAAGYCLSASLLSIINKWAVISFPYPGALTALQYFTSAAGVLVCGWLKWVEHDRLDLMTMWRFLPAAIIFYLSLFTNSELLLHANVDTFIVFCSVVPIFVAIGETFFLHQPWPSVKTWASLATIFGGSVLYVIIDYQFTVMAYSWALAYLVSMSIDFVYIKHVVMTIGLNTWGLVLYNNLEALLLFPLELFIMGELKKIKHEIAEESDWYSFGVILPVALSCLFGLSISFFGFSCRQAISATGFTVLGIVNKLLTVVINLIIWDKHSTLVGTVGLLICMSGGVMYQQSSSKPKPVKATEPHESQEEEQKLLEMQNNKEDHNNLESSSKVEE, encoded by the exons ATGTCCGGCGACCTCGAGAATCCAAAGTCCACTGAAGTGAATAAAAATGTAGATGCAACTGGTTCCTCTGGAACTGAAGTACGAGTGACATGGTATGGTTTCTTGATGCAACAGGCATCAGTATATGGAGTAGCTGCTGGCTATTGCCTGTCGGCATCTTTGCTCTCAATCATCAACAAATGGGCTGTA ATTTCATTCCCGTATCCTGGTGCACTAACTGCACTGCAGTATTTCACCAGTGCTGCAGGCGTTTTAGTTTGTGGCTGGCTAAAGTGGGTAGAACATGACCGCCTTGACCTTATGACCATGTGGCGGTTCCTTCCTGCTGCAATTATCTTCTATCTCTCTCTTTTCACCAATAGTGAGCTCCTCCTCCATGCGAATGTAGACACATTCATTGTTTTCTGCTCGGTAGTCCCCATCTTTGTTGCCATTGGAGAGACCTTCTTTCTGCATCAGCCATGGCCATCGGTCAAAACTTGGGCCTCACTTGCCACTATCTTTGGTGGGAGTGTCCTATATGTGATCATCGATTATCAGTTCACAGTGATGGCTTACAGCTGGGCTTTAGCTTACCTAGTTAGCATGTCTATTGATTTTGTTTACATAAAACATGTGGTTATGACCATTGGTTTGAACACATGGGGCTTAGTCTTGTACAACAATCTTGAAGCTCTTCTACTCTTTCCACTAGAGCTGTTTATAATGGGCGAGCTGAAGAAAATAAAACATGAGATAGCTGAGGAGTCTGATTGGTATTCATTTGGCGTCATCCTGCCCGTGGCTTTGTCATGCTTGTTTGGACTTTCGATCTCTTTCTTTGGCTTCTCTTGCCGACAAGCTATCTCCGCCACAGGCTTTACAGTTCTTGGAATAGTTAACAAGTTATTAACCGTTGTTATCAACCTTATAATCTGGGATAAACATTCAACTCTTGTCGGAACAGTTGGTCTTCTTATCTGTATGTCGGGTGGTGTTATGTATCAGCAGTCTTCAAGCAAACCAAAGCCCGTGAAAGCCACAGAGCCACATGAAAGCCAAGAGGAAGAACAAAAACTGTTGGAGATGCAGAACAATAAAGAAGATCATAACAATTTAGAGTCAAGTTCCAAAGTAGAAGAATAA
- the LOC130805651 gene encoding uncharacterized protein LOC130805651 gives MADQIKNLQERIEPHQEISKSHESQNGNSRTSHSSRRNKRRRERSRILTSLHKTDPQDDESKTASQDARTFLESKKQRASESVQSLVDKRKEERKKAQVAGSSRHITMPWNEAGKSSLPENLMPIISPLAPEILNIPNTGKIKIPNMAAFDGTSCPEEHLMAYKNLMLLYTTDPLLWCKFFPTTLTGVALTWYTSLPGGSIHNFAQLEGKLLGHFVASRRQEKSNFHLLSITQLEGESISSYLKKFHEAVLEVTDLEESVALNALINGMKAQRLKFQFVESQVKTYAEAIKQCQSYVMASEICQAHDPKKRRSDKKDLTANHSSRSREEQSSRREKNFLSRRPEPPSGMGPPRPRHVYVAEGEPRTRNLLDGGNDPLFNRNRKDIFFAIRDQLPTPHPTATPSDRHNYNLWFINRKDYDAGREAERRPWNQRRRSPKRDEARRKSSNTQGTINMIFGGYTEEYPTIRAARNSVHTLLKGPPKASSSGPIMRFDATTSQTLQQSHTDPLVVTLKIRQMKVKRVLVDTGSTYNPLTNR, from the exons ATGGCGgaccaaataaaaaacttgcaggaacgaatcgaaccccatcaAGAGATATCaaagtctcatgaatctcaaAATGGGAACTCAAGGACTTCCCACTCTAGTAGACGCAATAAGAGGAGGCGAGAGAGATCCAGGATCCTCACAAGCCTCCACAAGACGGATCCACAAGATGACgaatctaaaaccgcctctcaAGACGCCCGTACCTTCctagaaagcaagaaacaaaggGCGTCTGAAAGCGTCCAATCGCTGGTGGATAAAAGGaaggaagaaagaaagaaggCACAAGTCGCGGGATCTAGCCGCCACATTACTATGCCTTGGAATGAGGCCGGCAAAAGTAGCCTTCCTGAAAATCTCATGCCAATAATCTCTCCACTGGCTCCGGAGATACTGAATATTCCCAACACCGGgaaaataaagatcccaaacatggcggccttcgatggGACATCCTGCCCAGAGGAACACCTGATGGCCTACAAGAACCTGATGCTGCTGTATACCACTGACCCGTTATTGTGGTGCAAgttcttcccaactactcttacgGGAGTAGCTCTGACGTGGTATACCTCCCTTCCAGGAGGAAGtatccacaactttgcccaatTGGAAGGCAAGTTACTGGGTCATTTTGTAGCATCAAGAAGACAggaaaaatcaaacttccatctGCTCAGCATCACGCAATTGGAAGGAGAGTCCATATCATCCTATTTAAAAAAGTTTCATGAGGCGGTACTAGAAGTAACTGATTTGGAAGAATCGGTTGCATTAAACGCcctgatcaacggaatgaaAGCTCAgaggctgaagttccagtttgTCGAGAGccaagtgaagacatacgcggaggccataAAGCAATGCCAAAGTTATGTTATGGCCTCCGAaatatgtcaggcacatgatCCCAAGAAACGGAGGTCAGATAAGAAGGATCTCACGGCCAATCATTCCTCTAGGAGCAGAGAGGAACAGTCATCAAGGAGGGAAAAAAATTTCTTGTCGCGCCGTCCAGAACCTCCGTCAGGTATGGGACCTCCAAGACCCAGACACGTATATGTCGCTGAAGGGGAGCCCAGGACGCGGAATTTATTAGATGGCGGCAACGATCCGCTGTTCAATCGGAACAGGAAGGACATATTCTTCGCCATCAGGGATCAATTGCCAACTCCACATCCTACTGCCACCCCCTCTGATAGACACAActataatctgtg GTTCATCAACCGGAAAGACTACGATGCTGGAAGAGAAGCAGAAAGGAGGCCATGGAATCAAAGACGCAGATCCCCCAAAAGGGATGAGGCCAGGCGCAAAAGTTCCAACactcaaggaactatcaacatgattttcgGAGGATACACTGAAGAATATCCCACCATCCGCGCTGCCAGAAATAGTGTCCACACTCTGCTAAAAGGGCCCCCGAAAGCCTCATCAAGTGGACCAATCATGAGGTTtgatgccacgacctcccaaaCGCTGCAACAATCCCAtactgaccctctggtggtcaccctcaaaattaggcaaatgaaagtcaagaGGGTACTCGTAGATACCGGGAGCACTTACAACCCCTTGACAAACCGCTGA